The Oncorhynchus tshawytscha isolate Ot180627B linkage group LG08, Otsh_v2.0, whole genome shotgun sequence genome window below encodes:
- the arhgef37 gene encoding rho guanine nucleotide exchange factor 37 isoform X2, whose translation MFSLLNIIMLSPWIRVLCVCTDHVVGAPHLMRGEAAVALKPKSLGPTHRPCSFLLSLEPKCPPCVWEDPSMESPLSAESAPPTPAPRNHTPSPSPRAEAQELRMEEKERTVDTEEDPIYLSLLSAVSVVVDEPAEDASEKAEERAEREAQRQLLATEELVYTERNYLRLLQVCTCTIRSNLQKLQPQLPNLNSMFLYIEEVIDVSGRLLSFLDQKQLTPHDPLFLETLCDAFLSLSTDMESAYKEYLANYNTVTALENSYKQKDALWTEIVKVIKSSEPEVNATSLSFFLVMPVQRIARYPLLLQTIMKHTEPGHPAYSLLEQTAHTAIALNCRINEYKRFREVADKYRKTETLTIRDKMNRLNSHSIAKKTARLSQFIKHETGIAPKLVDEEFDALEGFFYLLENGITVLHENVETYLDHLQRFLSCRPEEFDLDMDGEKPAICYKEVITALRQWILPTFEKRMRTLVHKPICALRELLVGPRNLISKRLDKLLDYELIEEKPSLSYDEQAVANTYKTINTLLLNELPQFNGLALTLLWGMLGAFSCLHKDLAKDMEQLFQGFTQQLPHGSLEPNAFWEWAECSVLEGARRLESLCWNVKDQLNAPIVQPLSPGSQKRLKVLTDKHGSGKIYQLMGHVVGTRDLDLSLNRGELVAIISEMDTRGDKRRWLVDAGGPRGYVPSSKLVRYHQVTMDPPPSPHLITTMDHAGGVRRHSCTPGVRRPSYTPDTPQPRLLRSMSMTVPCLQVLAGYDFMARSSHEVSLRAGETIRVLEPHDKKGSCDWSLVEVRGQRGYVPSNYLTVMPTSTTPTAPYR comes from the exons ATGTTCTCTCTATTAAATATTATAATGTTATCCCCTTGGATAAGAGTTCTCTGTGTGTGcactgaccatgtagttggagcACCACATCTTATGCGAGGAGAAGCTGCTGTTGCTTTAAAGCCAAAG TCATTAGGACCCACCCATCGGCCATGCAGTTTCCTGCTATCCCTGGAACCCAAGTGTCCACCCTGTGTATGGGAAGA CCCCAGCATGGAGAGCCCCTTGAGTGCAGAATCAGCTCCCCCAACCCCAGCTCCCAGAAACCATACTCCTTCTCCAAGTCCAAGAGCTGAGGCCCAAGAGTTGAgaatggaggagaaagagagaacagtgGACACAGAGGAGGACcctatatatctgtctctgttaTCAGCAGTGTCAGTGGTTGTGGATGAGCCAGCAGAGGATGCATCAGAGAAGGCTgaggagagagctgagagagaggctcAGAGGCAGCTCCTGGCCACAGAGGAGCTGGTCTACACAGAGAGGAACTACCTGAGACTCCTCCAGGTCTGCACCTGCACCATCAGGAGCAACCTGCAGAAACTCCAG CCACAGCTGCCTAACCTGAACAGCATGTTCCTGTACATAGAGGAGGTGATCGACGTGTCAGGGCGCCTCCTTAGCTTCCTGGACCAGAAGCAGTTGACACCCCATGATCCTCTCTTCCTGGAGACTCTAT GTGATGCCTTCCTCAGTCTATCAACAGACATGGAGTCGGCATACAAGGAGTACCTGGCCAACTACAACACCGTCACAGCGTTAGAGAACAGCTACAAGCAGAAAGATGCCCTGTGGACTGAGATAGTGAAAGTCATCAAGTCCTCAGA GCCAGAGGTGAATGCCACCTCTCTGAGCTTCTTCCTGGTGATGCCAGTCCAGAGGATCGCCcgctaccctcttctcctccagacCATCATGAAACACACAGAGCCTGGGCACCCGGCCTACTCTCTTCTGGAGCAAACTGCCCACACCGCCATAGCCCTGAACTGCAGGATCAATGAGTACAAACGCTTCAGAGAAGTAG CCGACAAATACAGGAAGACGGAAACCCTGACTATAAGGGATAAGATGAATCGTCTGAACAGCCACAGCATCGCTAAGAAGACGGCCAGACTGAGTCAGTTCATCAAGCATGAGACGGGGATTGCACCAAAG CTGGTAGATGAGGAGTTTGATGCCTTGGAGGGTTTTTTCTATCTCCTTGAAAATGGTATCACCGTGCTACATGAAAATGTGGAGACATATCTAGACCATCTACAG AGGTTTCTGAGCTGTCGACCAGAGGAGTTTGATCTTGACATGGATGGTGAGAAGCCTGCTATATGCTACAAAGAAGTCATAACAGCACTGAGGCAATGGATACTTCCTACATTT gagaagaggatgaggactTTGGTCCACAAGCCCATCTGTGCCCTGAGAGAGCTCCTGGTGGGGCCTCGTAACCTGATCAGTAAGCGTCTGGACAAGCTGCTGGACTACGAGCTGATCGAAGAGAAGCCCAGTCTGAGCTACGATGAGCAGGCGGTGGCTAACACCTATAAGACCAtcaacaccctgctcctcaacgaGCTGCCCCAGTTCAACGGCCTGGCCCTCACCCTGCTCTGGGGCATGCTGGGGGCTTTCAGCTGCCTGCACAAGGACCTGGCTAAAGACATGGAGCAGCTCTTCCAGGGCTTCACCCAACAG CTCCCTCACGGTTCCCTGGAGCCGAATGCATTCTGGGAGTGGGCGGAGTGTTCGGTGCTGGAGGGTGCAAGGAGGCTGGAGAGCCTGTGTTGGAATGTGAAGGACCAACTCAATGCTCCCATTGTCCAG CCTCTCAGCCCTGGCTCTCAGAAGCGTCTGAAGGTCCTCACAGACAAGCACGGCTCAGGGAAGATCTACCAGCTGATGGGTCATGTGGTGGGGACCAGAGACCTGGACCTGAGCCTGAACAGAGGAGAGCTGGTGGCCATCATCAGTGAGATGGACACACGGGGGGACAAACGACGCTGGCTGGTCGACGCTGGGG GTCCAAGAGGATACGTCCCCTCCTCCAAGCTGGTACGTTACCACCAGGTAACTATGgatcctcccccatcccctcatCTGATCACTACCATGGATCACGCTGGGGGGGTCAGACGACACTCCTGCACGCCTGGCGTCAGGCGACCCTCCTACACCCCTGATACACCCCAGCCCCGGCTCCTGAGGTCTATGTCGATGACAGTTCCCTGCCTCCAG GTGCTCGCAGGCTATGACTTCATGGCAAGGAGCAGTCACGAGGTCTCTCTGAGGGCAGGGGAAACAATCAGAGTCCTGGAACCCCATGACAAGAAGGGTAGCTGTGACTGGAGCCTGGTGGAGGTGCGGGGGCAGAGGGGATACGTGCCCTCCAACTACCTGACAGTGATGCCCACATCCACAACGCCCACCGCCCCTTACCGTTAG
- the arhgef37 gene encoding rho guanine nucleotide exchange factor 37 isoform X3 codes for MPHEAQLLVSEWKKLHQSFCVLASQSNAAAHATVPQAELRLIPVLYSSPSMESPLSAESAPPTPAPRNHTPSPSPRAEAQELRMEEKERTVDTEEDPIYLSLLSAVSVVVDEPAEDASEKAEERAEREAQRQLLATEELVYTERNYLRLLQVCTCTIRSNLQKLQPQLPNLNSMFLYIEEVIDVSGRLLSFLDQKQLTPHDPLFLETLCDAFLSLSTDMESAYKEYLANYNTVTALENSYKQKDALWTEIVKVIKSSEPEVNATSLSFFLVMPVQRIARYPLLLQTIMKHTEPGHPAYSLLEQTAHTAIALNCRINEYKRFREVADKYRKTETLTIRDKMNRLNSHSIAKKTARLSQFIKHETGIAPKLVDEEFDALEGFFYLLENGITVLHENVETYLDHLQRFLSCRPEEFDLDMDGEKPAICYKEVITALRQWILPTFEKRMRTLVHKPICALRELLVGPRNLISKRLDKLLDYELIEEKPSLSYDEQAVANTYKTINTLLLNELPQFNGLALTLLWGMLGAFSCLHKDLAKDMEQLFQGFTQQLPHGSLEPNAFWEWAECSVLEGARRLESLCWNVKDQLNAPIVQPLSPGSQKRLKVLTDKHGSGKIYQLMGHVVGTRDLDLSLNRGELVAIISEMDTRGDKRRWLVDAGGPRGYVPSSKLVRYHQVTMDPPPSPHLITTMDHAGGVRRHSCTPGVRRPSYTPDTPQPRLLRSMSMTVPCLQVLAGYDFMARSSHEVSLRAGETIRVLEPHDKKGSCDWSLVEVRGQRGYVPSNYLTVMPTSTTPTAPYR; via the exons ATGCCACATGAAGCCCAGCTCTTAGTGAGTGAGTGGAAAAAGTTACACCAGTCTTTCTGTGTGTTGGCCAGTCAATCGAATGCAGCAGCACACGCCACTGTCCCACAAGCTGAGCTGCGTCTGATCCCAGTCCTCTACTCAAG CCCCAGCATGGAGAGCCCCTTGAGTGCAGAATCAGCTCCCCCAACCCCAGCTCCCAGAAACCATACTCCTTCTCCAAGTCCAAGAGCTGAGGCCCAAGAGTTGAgaatggaggagaaagagagaacagtgGACACAGAGGAGGACcctatatatctgtctctgttaTCAGCAGTGTCAGTGGTTGTGGATGAGCCAGCAGAGGATGCATCAGAGAAGGCTgaggagagagctgagagagaggctcAGAGGCAGCTCCTGGCCACAGAGGAGCTGGTCTACACAGAGAGGAACTACCTGAGACTCCTCCAGGTCTGCACCTGCACCATCAGGAGCAACCTGCAGAAACTCCAG CCACAGCTGCCTAACCTGAACAGCATGTTCCTGTACATAGAGGAGGTGATCGACGTGTCAGGGCGCCTCCTTAGCTTCCTGGACCAGAAGCAGTTGACACCCCATGATCCTCTCTTCCTGGAGACTCTAT GTGATGCCTTCCTCAGTCTATCAACAGACATGGAGTCGGCATACAAGGAGTACCTGGCCAACTACAACACCGTCACAGCGTTAGAGAACAGCTACAAGCAGAAAGATGCCCTGTGGACTGAGATAGTGAAAGTCATCAAGTCCTCAGA GCCAGAGGTGAATGCCACCTCTCTGAGCTTCTTCCTGGTGATGCCAGTCCAGAGGATCGCCcgctaccctcttctcctccagacCATCATGAAACACACAGAGCCTGGGCACCCGGCCTACTCTCTTCTGGAGCAAACTGCCCACACCGCCATAGCCCTGAACTGCAGGATCAATGAGTACAAACGCTTCAGAGAAGTAG CCGACAAATACAGGAAGACGGAAACCCTGACTATAAGGGATAAGATGAATCGTCTGAACAGCCACAGCATCGCTAAGAAGACGGCCAGACTGAGTCAGTTCATCAAGCATGAGACGGGGATTGCACCAAAG CTGGTAGATGAGGAGTTTGATGCCTTGGAGGGTTTTTTCTATCTCCTTGAAAATGGTATCACCGTGCTACATGAAAATGTGGAGACATATCTAGACCATCTACAG AGGTTTCTGAGCTGTCGACCAGAGGAGTTTGATCTTGACATGGATGGTGAGAAGCCTGCTATATGCTACAAAGAAGTCATAACAGCACTGAGGCAATGGATACTTCCTACATTT gagaagaggatgaggactTTGGTCCACAAGCCCATCTGTGCCCTGAGAGAGCTCCTGGTGGGGCCTCGTAACCTGATCAGTAAGCGTCTGGACAAGCTGCTGGACTACGAGCTGATCGAAGAGAAGCCCAGTCTGAGCTACGATGAGCAGGCGGTGGCTAACACCTATAAGACCAtcaacaccctgctcctcaacgaGCTGCCCCAGTTCAACGGCCTGGCCCTCACCCTGCTCTGGGGCATGCTGGGGGCTTTCAGCTGCCTGCACAAGGACCTGGCTAAAGACATGGAGCAGCTCTTCCAGGGCTTCACCCAACAG CTCCCTCACGGTTCCCTGGAGCCGAATGCATTCTGGGAGTGGGCGGAGTGTTCGGTGCTGGAGGGTGCAAGGAGGCTGGAGAGCCTGTGTTGGAATGTGAAGGACCAACTCAATGCTCCCATTGTCCAG CCTCTCAGCCCTGGCTCTCAGAAGCGTCTGAAGGTCCTCACAGACAAGCACGGCTCAGGGAAGATCTACCAGCTGATGGGTCATGTGGTGGGGACCAGAGACCTGGACCTGAGCCTGAACAGAGGAGAGCTGGTGGCCATCATCAGTGAGATGGACACACGGGGGGACAAACGACGCTGGCTGGTCGACGCTGGGG GTCCAAGAGGATACGTCCCCTCCTCCAAGCTGGTACGTTACCACCAGGTAACTATGgatcctcccccatcccctcatCTGATCACTACCATGGATCACGCTGGGGGGGTCAGACGACACTCCTGCACGCCTGGCGTCAGGCGACCCTCCTACACCCCTGATACACCCCAGCCCCGGCTCCTGAGGTCTATGTCGATGACAGTTCCCTGCCTCCAG GTGCTCGCAGGCTATGACTTCATGGCAAGGAGCAGTCACGAGGTCTCTCTGAGGGCAGGGGAAACAATCAGAGTCCTGGAACCCCATGACAAGAAGGGTAGCTGTGACTGGAGCCTGGTGGAGGTGCGGGGGCAGAGGGGATACGTGCCCTCCAACTACCTGACAGTGATGCCCACATCCACAACGCCCACCGCCCCTTACCGTTAG
- the arhgef37 gene encoding rho guanine nucleotide exchange factor 37 isoform X1 has protein sequence MFSLLNIIMLSPWIRVLCVCTDHVVGAPHLMRGEAAVALKPKSLGPTHRPCSFLLSLEPKCPPCVWEDQSNAAAHATVPQAELRLIPVLYSSPSMESPLSAESAPPTPAPRNHTPSPSPRAEAQELRMEEKERTVDTEEDPIYLSLLSAVSVVVDEPAEDASEKAEERAEREAQRQLLATEELVYTERNYLRLLQVCTCTIRSNLQKLQPQLPNLNSMFLYIEEVIDVSGRLLSFLDQKQLTPHDPLFLETLCDAFLSLSTDMESAYKEYLANYNTVTALENSYKQKDALWTEIVKVIKSSEPEVNATSLSFFLVMPVQRIARYPLLLQTIMKHTEPGHPAYSLLEQTAHTAIALNCRINEYKRFREVADKYRKTETLTIRDKMNRLNSHSIAKKTARLSQFIKHETGIAPKLVDEEFDALEGFFYLLENGITVLHENVETYLDHLQRFLSCRPEEFDLDMDGEKPAICYKEVITALRQWILPTFEKRMRTLVHKPICALRELLVGPRNLISKRLDKLLDYELIEEKPSLSYDEQAVANTYKTINTLLLNELPQFNGLALTLLWGMLGAFSCLHKDLAKDMEQLFQGFTQQLPHGSLEPNAFWEWAECSVLEGARRLESLCWNVKDQLNAPIVQPLSPGSQKRLKVLTDKHGSGKIYQLMGHVVGTRDLDLSLNRGELVAIISEMDTRGDKRRWLVDAGGPRGYVPSSKLVRYHQVTMDPPPSPHLITTMDHAGGVRRHSCTPGVRRPSYTPDTPQPRLLRSMSMTVPCLQVLAGYDFMARSSHEVSLRAGETIRVLEPHDKKGSCDWSLVEVRGQRGYVPSNYLTVMPTSTTPTAPYR, from the exons ATGTTCTCTCTATTAAATATTATAATGTTATCCCCTTGGATAAGAGTTCTCTGTGTGTGcactgaccatgtagttggagcACCACATCTTATGCGAGGAGAAGCTGCTGTTGCTTTAAAGCCAAAG TCATTAGGACCCACCCATCGGCCATGCAGTTTCCTGCTATCCCTGGAACCCAAGTGTCCACCCTGTGTATGGGAAGA TCAATCGAATGCAGCAGCACACGCCACTGTCCCACAAGCTGAGCTGCGTCTGATCCCAGTCCTCTACTCAAG CCCCAGCATGGAGAGCCCCTTGAGTGCAGAATCAGCTCCCCCAACCCCAGCTCCCAGAAACCATACTCCTTCTCCAAGTCCAAGAGCTGAGGCCCAAGAGTTGAgaatggaggagaaagagagaacagtgGACACAGAGGAGGACcctatatatctgtctctgttaTCAGCAGTGTCAGTGGTTGTGGATGAGCCAGCAGAGGATGCATCAGAGAAGGCTgaggagagagctgagagagaggctcAGAGGCAGCTCCTGGCCACAGAGGAGCTGGTCTACACAGAGAGGAACTACCTGAGACTCCTCCAGGTCTGCACCTGCACCATCAGGAGCAACCTGCAGAAACTCCAG CCACAGCTGCCTAACCTGAACAGCATGTTCCTGTACATAGAGGAGGTGATCGACGTGTCAGGGCGCCTCCTTAGCTTCCTGGACCAGAAGCAGTTGACACCCCATGATCCTCTCTTCCTGGAGACTCTAT GTGATGCCTTCCTCAGTCTATCAACAGACATGGAGTCGGCATACAAGGAGTACCTGGCCAACTACAACACCGTCACAGCGTTAGAGAACAGCTACAAGCAGAAAGATGCCCTGTGGACTGAGATAGTGAAAGTCATCAAGTCCTCAGA GCCAGAGGTGAATGCCACCTCTCTGAGCTTCTTCCTGGTGATGCCAGTCCAGAGGATCGCCcgctaccctcttctcctccagacCATCATGAAACACACAGAGCCTGGGCACCCGGCCTACTCTCTTCTGGAGCAAACTGCCCACACCGCCATAGCCCTGAACTGCAGGATCAATGAGTACAAACGCTTCAGAGAAGTAG CCGACAAATACAGGAAGACGGAAACCCTGACTATAAGGGATAAGATGAATCGTCTGAACAGCCACAGCATCGCTAAGAAGACGGCCAGACTGAGTCAGTTCATCAAGCATGAGACGGGGATTGCACCAAAG CTGGTAGATGAGGAGTTTGATGCCTTGGAGGGTTTTTTCTATCTCCTTGAAAATGGTATCACCGTGCTACATGAAAATGTGGAGACATATCTAGACCATCTACAG AGGTTTCTGAGCTGTCGACCAGAGGAGTTTGATCTTGACATGGATGGTGAGAAGCCTGCTATATGCTACAAAGAAGTCATAACAGCACTGAGGCAATGGATACTTCCTACATTT gagaagaggatgaggactTTGGTCCACAAGCCCATCTGTGCCCTGAGAGAGCTCCTGGTGGGGCCTCGTAACCTGATCAGTAAGCGTCTGGACAAGCTGCTGGACTACGAGCTGATCGAAGAGAAGCCCAGTCTGAGCTACGATGAGCAGGCGGTGGCTAACACCTATAAGACCAtcaacaccctgctcctcaacgaGCTGCCCCAGTTCAACGGCCTGGCCCTCACCCTGCTCTGGGGCATGCTGGGGGCTTTCAGCTGCCTGCACAAGGACCTGGCTAAAGACATGGAGCAGCTCTTCCAGGGCTTCACCCAACAG CTCCCTCACGGTTCCCTGGAGCCGAATGCATTCTGGGAGTGGGCGGAGTGTTCGGTGCTGGAGGGTGCAAGGAGGCTGGAGAGCCTGTGTTGGAATGTGAAGGACCAACTCAATGCTCCCATTGTCCAG CCTCTCAGCCCTGGCTCTCAGAAGCGTCTGAAGGTCCTCACAGACAAGCACGGCTCAGGGAAGATCTACCAGCTGATGGGTCATGTGGTGGGGACCAGAGACCTGGACCTGAGCCTGAACAGAGGAGAGCTGGTGGCCATCATCAGTGAGATGGACACACGGGGGGACAAACGACGCTGGCTGGTCGACGCTGGGG GTCCAAGAGGATACGTCCCCTCCTCCAAGCTGGTACGTTACCACCAGGTAACTATGgatcctcccccatcccctcatCTGATCACTACCATGGATCACGCTGGGGGGGTCAGACGACACTCCTGCACGCCTGGCGTCAGGCGACCCTCCTACACCCCTGATACACCCCAGCCCCGGCTCCTGAGGTCTATGTCGATGACAGTTCCCTGCCTCCAG GTGCTCGCAGGCTATGACTTCATGGCAAGGAGCAGTCACGAGGTCTCTCTGAGGGCAGGGGAAACAATCAGAGTCCTGGAACCCCATGACAAGAAGGGTAGCTGTGACTGGAGCCTGGTGGAGGTGCGGGGGCAGAGGGGATACGTGCCCTCCAACTACCTGACAGTGATGCCCACATCCACAACGCCCACCGCCCCTTACCGTTAG
- the arhgef37 gene encoding rho guanine nucleotide exchange factor 37 isoform X4 — MESPLSAESAPPTPAPRNHTPSPSPRAEAQELRMEEKERTVDTEEDPIYLSLLSAVSVVVDEPAEDASEKAEERAEREAQRQLLATEELVYTERNYLRLLQVCTCTIRSNLQKLQPQLPNLNSMFLYIEEVIDVSGRLLSFLDQKQLTPHDPLFLETLCDAFLSLSTDMESAYKEYLANYNTVTALENSYKQKDALWTEIVKVIKSSEPEVNATSLSFFLVMPVQRIARYPLLLQTIMKHTEPGHPAYSLLEQTAHTAIALNCRINEYKRFREVADKYRKTETLTIRDKMNRLNSHSIAKKTARLSQFIKHETGIAPKLVDEEFDALEGFFYLLENGITVLHENVETYLDHLQRFLSCRPEEFDLDMDGEKPAICYKEVITALRQWILPTFEKRMRTLVHKPICALRELLVGPRNLISKRLDKLLDYELIEEKPSLSYDEQAVANTYKTINTLLLNELPQFNGLALTLLWGMLGAFSCLHKDLAKDMEQLFQGFTQQLPHGSLEPNAFWEWAECSVLEGARRLESLCWNVKDQLNAPIVQPLSPGSQKRLKVLTDKHGSGKIYQLMGHVVGTRDLDLSLNRGELVAIISEMDTRGDKRRWLVDAGGPRGYVPSSKLVRYHQVTMDPPPSPHLITTMDHAGGVRRHSCTPGVRRPSYTPDTPQPRLLRSMSMTVPCLQVLAGYDFMARSSHEVSLRAGETIRVLEPHDKKGSCDWSLVEVRGQRGYVPSNYLTVMPTSTTPTAPYR, encoded by the exons ATGGAGAGCCCCTTGAGTGCAGAATCAGCTCCCCCAACCCCAGCTCCCAGAAACCATACTCCTTCTCCAAGTCCAAGAGCTGAGGCCCAAGAGTTGAgaatggaggagaaagagagaacagtgGACACAGAGGAGGACcctatatatctgtctctgttaTCAGCAGTGTCAGTGGTTGTGGATGAGCCAGCAGAGGATGCATCAGAGAAGGCTgaggagagagctgagagagaggctcAGAGGCAGCTCCTGGCCACAGAGGAGCTGGTCTACACAGAGAGGAACTACCTGAGACTCCTCCAGGTCTGCACCTGCACCATCAGGAGCAACCTGCAGAAACTCCAG CCACAGCTGCCTAACCTGAACAGCATGTTCCTGTACATAGAGGAGGTGATCGACGTGTCAGGGCGCCTCCTTAGCTTCCTGGACCAGAAGCAGTTGACACCCCATGATCCTCTCTTCCTGGAGACTCTAT GTGATGCCTTCCTCAGTCTATCAACAGACATGGAGTCGGCATACAAGGAGTACCTGGCCAACTACAACACCGTCACAGCGTTAGAGAACAGCTACAAGCAGAAAGATGCCCTGTGGACTGAGATAGTGAAAGTCATCAAGTCCTCAGA GCCAGAGGTGAATGCCACCTCTCTGAGCTTCTTCCTGGTGATGCCAGTCCAGAGGATCGCCcgctaccctcttctcctccagacCATCATGAAACACACAGAGCCTGGGCACCCGGCCTACTCTCTTCTGGAGCAAACTGCCCACACCGCCATAGCCCTGAACTGCAGGATCAATGAGTACAAACGCTTCAGAGAAGTAG CCGACAAATACAGGAAGACGGAAACCCTGACTATAAGGGATAAGATGAATCGTCTGAACAGCCACAGCATCGCTAAGAAGACGGCCAGACTGAGTCAGTTCATCAAGCATGAGACGGGGATTGCACCAAAG CTGGTAGATGAGGAGTTTGATGCCTTGGAGGGTTTTTTCTATCTCCTTGAAAATGGTATCACCGTGCTACATGAAAATGTGGAGACATATCTAGACCATCTACAG AGGTTTCTGAGCTGTCGACCAGAGGAGTTTGATCTTGACATGGATGGTGAGAAGCCTGCTATATGCTACAAAGAAGTCATAACAGCACTGAGGCAATGGATACTTCCTACATTT gagaagaggatgaggactTTGGTCCACAAGCCCATCTGTGCCCTGAGAGAGCTCCTGGTGGGGCCTCGTAACCTGATCAGTAAGCGTCTGGACAAGCTGCTGGACTACGAGCTGATCGAAGAGAAGCCCAGTCTGAGCTACGATGAGCAGGCGGTGGCTAACACCTATAAGACCAtcaacaccctgctcctcaacgaGCTGCCCCAGTTCAACGGCCTGGCCCTCACCCTGCTCTGGGGCATGCTGGGGGCTTTCAGCTGCCTGCACAAGGACCTGGCTAAAGACATGGAGCAGCTCTTCCAGGGCTTCACCCAACAG CTCCCTCACGGTTCCCTGGAGCCGAATGCATTCTGGGAGTGGGCGGAGTGTTCGGTGCTGGAGGGTGCAAGGAGGCTGGAGAGCCTGTGTTGGAATGTGAAGGACCAACTCAATGCTCCCATTGTCCAG CCTCTCAGCCCTGGCTCTCAGAAGCGTCTGAAGGTCCTCACAGACAAGCACGGCTCAGGGAAGATCTACCAGCTGATGGGTCATGTGGTGGGGACCAGAGACCTGGACCTGAGCCTGAACAGAGGAGAGCTGGTGGCCATCATCAGTGAGATGGACACACGGGGGGACAAACGACGCTGGCTGGTCGACGCTGGGG GTCCAAGAGGATACGTCCCCTCCTCCAAGCTGGTACGTTACCACCAGGTAACTATGgatcctcccccatcccctcatCTGATCACTACCATGGATCACGCTGGGGGGGTCAGACGACACTCCTGCACGCCTGGCGTCAGGCGACCCTCCTACACCCCTGATACACCCCAGCCCCGGCTCCTGAGGTCTATGTCGATGACAGTTCCCTGCCTCCAG GTGCTCGCAGGCTATGACTTCATGGCAAGGAGCAGTCACGAGGTCTCTCTGAGGGCAGGGGAAACAATCAGAGTCCTGGAACCCCATGACAAGAAGGGTAGCTGTGACTGGAGCCTGGTGGAGGTGCGGGGGCAGAGGGGATACGTGCCCTCCAACTACCTGACAGTGATGCCCACATCCACAACGCCCACCGCCCCTTACCGTTAG